DNA from Candidatus Hydrogenedentota bacterium:
GCGATTATCAGCTTCTAGATTTTTTTGGATTTTATCCGCCCACGTTTATTCGCGGATTTCTGTGGACACCCATAACCTATCAGTTTTTGCATGGCGGGATCATGCACTTGTTTATGAATATGTTGTGGCTCTTTGTCTTCGGTCCTGATGTAGAACGGCTGCTCGGTACCCGTCAATTTATCGGCTTCTACATTATCTGCGGTGTGCTAGGTGTTTTAGCATCGGTACTGCCTGCCCTCCTTGGCGCGCCCATGGCGCATGTCATTGGCGCGAGCGGCGCGGTGATGGGGGTCATGGTCGCTTTTGTTGTGGTTGATCCGCAACGCAAGTTTTTCTTGTTTCCGCTGCCTATCCCCATCACGGCAGTATGGCTCGTCATTTTGGTTGTTATTTTTAACTTGATGACCGCCGGTTCGGGGAATTCGGATGTCTCGGTGGCGACCCATTTTGGCGGCATGATTACAGGTTGGCTGTTAAT
Protein-coding regions in this window:
- a CDS encoding rhomboid family intramembrane serine protease, with the protein product MEQHYYSQPRMTLQFPRITMGVQRLILANAALFMFGLIADPILFYCSDYQLLDFFGFYPPTFIRGFLWTPITYQFLHGGIMHLFMNMLWLFVFGPDVERLLGTRQFIGFYIICGVLGVLASVLPALLGAPMAHVIGASGAVMGVMVAFVVVDPQRKFFLFPLPIPITAVWLVILVVIFNLMTAGSGNSDVSVATHFGGMITGWLLMNAIPRYNSWRYSNATMTERLRDAVNNIFYKNKEE